One Fibrobacter sp. UWB2 DNA window includes the following coding sequences:
- a CDS encoding TIGR02147 family protein produces the protein MKPITEYKDYRLYMQDFYEERKRTSAFSWREFSKLAGFKSPVYLKLVCEGKSSLSLVKMEQVAHAMGLAGHEFAYFTQMVKFGNATKDSVKKEALLEMQKIAREHQVRVVDAESFEFYESWKNPTIRELAPMMPGKRPLEMAKTCHQVISAEQVRDSLAFLVQTGFLKREAEHTYVQTEKTVIGTKESLPIAVRGMHKEMASLARTAIDKFPIEERHFTGATLGLCEEAYARISQELDAFVRKVANIAAEYENVNQVYRLNLQLFPLTKKVEEETNE, from the coding sequence ATGAAACCGATAACAGAATATAAGGATTACCGCCTGTACATGCAGGACTTTTACGAAGAGCGTAAAAGGACGAGCGCATTTTCGTGGCGTGAGTTTTCCAAGCTGGCGGGGTTCAAGTCGCCGGTTTACCTAAAGCTTGTTTGCGAAGGCAAGAGTAGCTTGAGTCTCGTCAAGATGGAACAGGTCGCACATGCGATGGGGCTTGCGGGGCACGAGTTTGCTTACTTCACGCAAATGGTCAAGTTCGGCAATGCAACGAAGGACTCTGTGAAAAAAGAGGCGCTTCTTGAAATGCAGAAGATTGCTCGCGAGCATCAAGTGCGCGTTGTCGATGCGGAATCTTTTGAATTCTATGAGTCTTGGAAAAATCCGACGATTCGTGAACTTGCTCCGATGATGCCTGGAAAGCGCCCGCTCGAAATGGCGAAAACTTGCCATCAGGTGATTTCGGCAGAACAGGTGCGCGATTCGCTCGCATTCCTTGTGCAGACGGGTTTTCTTAAGCGCGAGGCGGAACATACTTATGTGCAGACGGAAAAGACTGTCATCGGCACAAAAGAATCGCTTCCCATTGCGGTTCGCGGCATGCACAAAGAAATGGCTTCGCTTGCGAGAACGGCTATCGACAAGTTCCCGATTGAAGAACGTCATTTCACGGGTGCAACGCTTGGGCTTTGCGAAGAAGCCTACGCCCGCATTTCTCAGGAGTTGGACGCGTTTGTACGCAAGGTGGCAAACATCGCTGCCGAATATGAAAACGTCAACCAAGTTTATCGACTGAATCTTCAGTTGTTCCCTTTAACAAAAAAGGTTGAGGAGGAAACCAATGAATAA
- the rbr gene encoding rubrerythrin, translating into MANKYAGTQTEKNLEAAFAGESQARNKYTYFASRAKKDGFEQIAALFQKTADNEKEHAKLWFKELEGIGDTAQNLKAAAEGENYEWTDMYEGFAKTAEEEGFTALAKKFRMVAAIEKMHEERYRALLKNVETAKVFEKSEVKVWECRNCGHIVVGTKAPEVCPVCAHPQAYFEVHEENF; encoded by the coding sequence ATGGCAAACAAATACGCAGGAACCCAAACCGAAAAGAACCTTGAAGCAGCATTCGCCGGCGAATCGCAGGCTCGCAACAAGTACACCTACTTTGCAAGCCGCGCCAAAAAGGACGGATTCGAACAGATCGCAGCCTTGTTCCAGAAGACTGCCGACAACGAAAAGGAACACGCCAAGCTTTGGTTCAAGGAACTCGAAGGCATCGGCGACACCGCCCAGAACCTGAAGGCTGCCGCCGAAGGCGAAAACTACGAATGGACCGACATGTACGAAGGCTTCGCGAAGACCGCTGAAGAAGAAGGCTTCACCGCTCTCGCCAAGAAGTTCCGCATGGTCGCCGCCATCGAAAAGATGCACGAAGAACGCTATCGCGCCCTCCTCAAGAATGTGGAAACGGCCAAGGTCTTCGAAAAGAGCGAAGTCAAGGTTTGGGAATGCCGCAACTGCGGACACATCGTGGTCGGAACGAAGGCCCCGGAAGTCTGCCCCGTCTGCGCTCACCCGCAAGCCTACTTCGAAGTCCACGAAGAGAACTTCTAA